Below is a genomic region from Paraburkholderia sp. BL23I1N1.
TCGCTGACATGATCGCGCGCGGTCAGAAAAATGACGGGCAGATCGCGCCGCGCTCGCAGCGCACGCATGATTTCCCAACCGTCGATGCCGGGCAGCATCACATCCAGCACCACGAGGTCGTACGCGTGTTCGAGCGCCATATGCAGGCCGTCCGTGCCGGTGCGCGCGAGGTCGACCGCATAGCCGCTTTCGCGCAGCCCCTTCTTCAGGTAGTCGCCGGTTTTCGGGTCGTCTTCGATGACGAGAATGCTCATGGACCTGTTCTTTCGGACCCGGGCGCCGCCGTGGGCGCGGGTCATGAATGTGGACGTGGATATGACGGCCATTCTACGTGGCCGCGCCGCTCCGTTCATGACGTTTTTGTCATCCGTCCGTCACTTTACGGAGCCACTCCCGCGCCTAATCTGCCCCTATCCTTCACCCACCCAGAGCAGACTCATGAAGATTGTTTCCGCTAATGCGATACGCGCCATCGTCGCCCCCGCGCTCGTTGCTGCCTCGCTGTTTGCCGCAGGATCCGCCGCGCAAGCCCAGAGCGCCCCGCCCACGGGTGTACGCGGCACGGTGACCGCGCTTTCGGGCGACGTGCTCAAGGTCCACACGCGCGACGGCAGGGACGTCGACGTGAAGCTCGCCAACGACACGCCGATCCGCGGCGTCGCGCTCGCCAATGTGAACGACATCAAGCCGGACAGCTACGTCGGTACCGCCGCGATTCCGCAGCCCGACGGCACGCTAAAAGCGCTCGAAGTACACGTCTTCCCGGCGAGCATGCGTGGCTCCGGCGAAGGTTATCGCCCGTGGGATCTCGGCTCGAACAGCACGATGACCAACGGCACGGTGGGCTCGCTCGTGGTCAGTAACGGCCGCACGATCACCGTCAAGTACAAGGACGGCGAAAAGAAGATCGTGATCCCGCAAGACGTACCTATCGTCGCCCTCGAACCGGGTGACCGCTCGCTGCTGGTGCCGGGCGCGAAGGTCGTGCTGTTCGCCATAAGGAAGCCGACGGCACCATGGCGGCGAATTTCATCTCGGCGGGCGAGCACGGCTTAACGCCGCCGATGTAAGACGGCGCTTTTCAATCGTTCGCTTTTCAGCCGCTCGGACAGCCGCGTGCCTCGATGACGCGGCCGTCCGATTTGTCTTTGTTTCATGACCGCTCATCATGCCCGAACCGCAAGCGCGCTCTATCGTCCACCCACTCGTCGTACGAATCACGCACTGGATCAACGCTTTTGCGATGGTCTGCATGGTGATGAGCGGCTGGGCGATCTATAACGCGTCGCCCTTCTTCCCATTCAAATTTCCGGTGTGGGCGACGGTCGGCAGCTGGCTGGGCGGCTCGATTGCCTGGCATTTCGCAGCGATGTGGCTGCTGTGCGCGAACGGCCTGATGTATCTGGCGTATGCCATCGGACGTGGGCACATTCGGCGCAAGCTCCTGCCCGTCTATCCGCTCGATGTCGTACACGATGCCGCATTAGCGATGCGCTTCAAGCTGCCGCACGATACCGGCAAATACAACGCGGTGCAGCGCGCGCTCTATCTGTTCGTGTTGTTTCTTGGCGTGCTGCTGGTCGCCTCGGGGCTCTCGATCTGGAAGCCGGTGCAGTTCTCGTGGCTTACCGCGCTATTCGGCGGCTTCGATTTCGCGCGTCGCGTGCATTTTGTCGCGATGGCGGGTGTGGTTGGTTTTGTTGTCGTGCATCTGGCGCTGATGCTGCTGGTGCCGCGCACCTTACTGCCGATGGTGACCGGCCGCGCCCGGCTCGCCACACACGACGGGAGCGAGGCATGAACGAATCAGAACGCAAGGACTCGCGCAACACACGCATTGTTCTCGCCGACCACAAACCGCAAATCGAACGCCTGCAGCGGCGCCTGTTCCTGCGCTCGTCGCTTTCGATCGGCGCGCTGGCGATGCTCTCGGGTTGCAACATGCAGGACGGCGATTCCGTCGACAAGGTGTTGTGGGCCATGTCGCGCTGGAACGATCGCGTGCAAGGATGGCTGTTCGATCGCAATAAGCTCGCGCCCACTTATTCGGCGAGCGAAATCACCGACCCGTTCCCCTTCAACGCGTTCTATCCGGAGTTCGACGCGCCGGATATCGACGGTTCGACGTACCAACTGGAAGTGTCGGGGTTGGTGTCGGACAAGCGCACGTGGACGCTCGATCAACTGCGCGCCTTGCCGCAGGCTTCACAGATTACGCGGCATATCTGCATTGAAGGATGGAGCGCGATCGGGCAATGGCGAGGCGTGCCGTTTCGTACGTTCCTAGAACGCATTGGCGCCGATCTGAGCGCTCGCTATGTCGGCTTCAAATGCGCGGACCGTTACTACTCGAGCCTCGACATGGCGACTGCCTTGCATCCGCAAACCCAACTGACGCTCGATTTCCGCGACGCGCCGCTGCCGGCCAAATATGGCTACCCACTAAAGCTGCGCGTACCGACCAAACTGGGCTTCAAGAATCCGAAGCACATCGCGGCAATTTTCGTGACCAACACGAACCCCGGCGGCTATTGGGAAGACCAGGGGTACAACTGGTTCAGCGGGTTATAACGCTTCGATAACGCTGCCGGCACACGTGCGCCTAGACCGCGGTCACATAACGCGCAACCGGTTTGACCACCCGCGGCGCCGGCGCATCGTACACGCTGCGCATGCGTTTGACTTCATCGACCGGGCTCAGGCCGAACAGGCGCTTGAACTCGCGGCTGAATTGCGACGCGCTTTCGTAACCAACGCGCGCCGCGGCCGCGCCTGCATTCAAACCGTCCTGCACCATCAGCAAACGCGCGTGATGCAAGCGTGTGGTCTTCACGTACTGCATCGGCGAAGTTGCCGTCACGGCCTTGAATTGCGCATGAAAAACGGCGAGGCTCATACCCGCTTCGGAAGCGAGCGTATCGACATCGAGTTGCCCGTGATAGTCGGCATGGATTCGCCGTAGCGCCTTGGCGATGCGGCCGAAATGATTCTGATGCGTGAGCGCCGCGCGAATCGCATCGCCCTGCTCGCCCGTCAACACCCGATAACAGATTTCGCGCACCACGCCAGGCGCGAGAATACGCGCGTCGAGCGGCGAGGCTAACGCCTCTATCAACCGCTGCACGGCGTTGCTCAAGGCCGGATCGAGCGGCGTCGAATAGATGCCGAGCGGCTCCTTCTGCGCGGTGCCCTGCGTTTCATTCAGCGCCATCAACAACTCGGCCACCATGGTCAGATCGATACGCA
It encodes:
- a CDS encoding cytochrome b/b6 domain-containing protein, producing MPEPQARSIVHPLVVRITHWINAFAMVCMVMSGWAIYNASPFFPFKFPVWATVGSWLGGSIAWHFAAMWLLCANGLMYLAYAIGRGHIRRKLLPVYPLDVVHDAALAMRFKLPHDTGKYNAVQRALYLFVLFLGVLLVASGLSIWKPVQFSWLTALFGGFDFARRVHFVAMAGVVGFVVVHLALMLLVPRTLLPMVTGRARLATHDGSEA
- a CDS encoding molybdopterin-dependent oxidoreductase yields the protein MNESERKDSRNTRIVLADHKPQIERLQRRLFLRSSLSIGALAMLSGCNMQDGDSVDKVLWAMSRWNDRVQGWLFDRNKLAPTYSASEITDPFPFNAFYPEFDAPDIDGSTYQLEVSGLVSDKRTWTLDQLRALPQASQITRHICIEGWSAIGQWRGVPFRTFLERIGADLSARYVGFKCADRYYSSLDMATALHPQTQLTLDFRDAPLPAKYGYPLKLRVPTKLGFKNPKHIAAIFVTNTNPGGYWEDQGYNWFSGL
- a CDS encoding AraC family transcriptional regulator, whose protein sequence is MSTRSVEPTSIDRDPVNGAPIDPAQQRLLELFDSLAPNPGITRSSVEGVNLMRANTPMPRLPVMYEPSIVIVCQGRKRGFLGDQVFQYDAQQYLVLSVPLPFECETEASPEVPFLGISVRIDLTMVAELLMALNETQGTAQKEPLGIYSTPLDPALSNAVQRLIEALASPLDARILAPGVVREICYRVLTGEQGDAIRAALTHQNHFGRIAKALRRIHADYHGQLDVDTLASEAGMSLAVFHAQFKAVTATSPMQYVKTTRLHHARLLMVQDGLNAGAAAARVGYESASQFSREFKRLFGLSPVDEVKRMRSVYDAPAPRVVKPVARYVTAV